The following are encoded in a window of Bacillus sp. SORGH_AS_0510 genomic DNA:
- a CDS encoding IDEAL domain-containing protein, translating to MDEKSYTDLMKLGAMKRSKMKEGFVQDLYIDMLLSEIQLTMEKEKLLRKIDGAIDRRDRRSFLLLTGQLKEINKRFGT from the coding sequence ATGGATGAAAAATCTTACACAGATTTAATGAAACTTGGTGCCATGAAACGCAGTAAGATGAAAGAGGGCTTTGTTCAGGATTTATACATCGACATGCTCTTATCTGAAATCCAGCTAACAATGGAAAAGGAAAAATTGTTGAGAAAAATTGACGGGGCCATTGACAGGCGAGACAGACGATCCTTTCTCCTTCTAACCGGACAGCTCAAGGAAATTAACAAACGATTTGGAACCTAA
- a CDS encoding M48 family metallopeptidase produces MVRKMGVYAVLAFCLYGLFFYWYLFYFADTKLPFEYEGSKADPSTFLNGRELMLSEEYSKIRNLLFFLSTPLEWLFYFLILLFGFSKAFKRWAESSSKYKFLQTAIYLIWLSFFAFLATFPLSYISYNLSKTYNISTQSFPSWMKDELIDFWLNYGTWLIIVPVLYWLMKKSKKRWWLYGWLLSVPFTLFMMFLQPVVIDPLYNDFYPLQNKQLETKILTLAEKADIPARHVFEVNMAEKTNSLNAYVTGIGSNARIVLWDTTLNRLNDNQILFIMAHEMCHYVEKHIYFGIGGYLLLSLLGLYLTYRLMNWATVRWGKELKITDVADIRSLPLFLMILSMLLFAASPFTNFASRYQETRADKYAIEMTKNPEAAITSFQELSRSGLSQVNPPLLVKLFRYTHPSMLDRISMLEEYEIKQKNQ; encoded by the coding sequence ATGGTAAGGAAAATGGGGGTCTATGCGGTATTGGCCTTTTGTCTTTACGGGTTGTTTTTTTATTGGTACTTATTTTACTTTGCGGATACGAAGCTACCCTTTGAATATGAAGGATCAAAAGCGGACCCTTCTACATTTTTAAATGGACGAGAGCTCATGCTAAGTGAAGAGTATTCAAAAATTAGAAATCTATTGTTTTTTTTATCAACACCACTTGAATGGTTGTTTTATTTCTTAATTTTACTATTTGGCTTTTCTAAGGCCTTTAAACGCTGGGCTGAAAGCTCTTCTAAGTACAAATTTCTGCAAACGGCAATCTATTTAATTTGGTTATCTTTTTTTGCCTTTTTAGCCACGTTTCCTTTAAGCTATATTAGCTATAATTTATCCAAAACATACAATATTTCTACTCAATCCTTCCCGTCCTGGATGAAGGATGAGCTTATTGATTTTTGGCTTAATTATGGGACTTGGTTGATTATTGTCCCTGTTCTATATTGGCTCATGAAAAAAAGCAAAAAACGCTGGTGGCTATATGGCTGGCTGTTATCAGTCCCTTTTACTTTATTTATGATGTTTCTACAACCAGTCGTCATTGACCCGCTATACAATGATTTTTATCCCTTGCAAAATAAGCAATTGGAAACGAAGATTTTGACTCTAGCTGAGAAGGCTGACATTCCTGCACGACATGTTTTTGAAGTGAATATGGCGGAAAAAACAAATTCATTAAATGCCTATGTTACTGGGATTGGTTCTAATGCTAGGATTGTCCTTTGGGATACTACGTTAAATCGATTAAATGATAATCAAATCCTTTTTATCATGGCGCATGAAATGTGTCATTATGTCGAAAAGCATATTTACTTTGGCATCGGTGGTTACTTGCTTCTATCCCTGCTGGGACTATATTTGACGTACAGGTTAATGAACTGGGCAACTGTGCGCTGGGGAAAGGAACTAAAAATAACGGATGTGGCAGATATACGGTCCCTTCCTTTATTTCTTATGATTTTGTCTATGCTTTTGTTTGCGGCGAGTCCGTTTACCAATTTTGCATCCCGTTATCAGGAAACACGTGCAGACAAATATGCGATTGAGATGACAAAAAATCCAGAGGCTGCGATTACTTCGTTTCAGGAATTAAGCCGTTCCGGATTAAGTCAAGTAAACCCTCCGTTATTAGTAAAGCTTTTCCGTTATACTCATCCTTCCATGCTCGATCGGATTTCGATGTTGGAGGAATACGAAATTAAGCAGAAAAATCAATAA